The following are encoded together in the Oreochromis aureus strain Israel breed Guangdong linkage group 18, ZZ_aureus, whole genome shotgun sequence genome:
- the napgb gene encoding N-ethylmaleimide-sensitive factor attachment protein, gamma b, with the protein MAAQKINEAHEHIAKAEKCLKTSLTKWKPDFDSAASEYAKAAVCFKNAKQYEQAKDAYLKEAEYHTENKTLFHAAKAIEQAGMMMKEQKKMPEAIQYIEKACMMYMENGTPDTAAMALDRAGKLIEPINLEKAVDLYQKAAGVFENEDRLRQAVELLGKASRLLVRLKRLDEAAVALQKEKNMYKEIENFPMCFKKTTAQVLVHLHRGDYVAADKCVRESYSLPGYSGSEDCVAMETLLQGYDEQDEDQVYRVCNSPLLKYMDNDYAKLAISLRVPGGGGKKKKAAAAPQGGASGAPAPEEEEDDYEGGLC; encoded by the exons ATGGCTGCTCAGAAGATAAACGAAGCGCACGAGCACATAGCTAAAGCGGAGAAATG CTTAAAAACGAGTCTGACAAAGTGGAAGCCTGACTTTGACAGTGCTGCATCAGAATACGCCAAAGCAG CTGTGTGCTTCAAGAATGCCAAGCAGTATGAACAAGCAAAGGATGCTTATCTGAAGGAAGCTGAGTaccacacagaaaacaaaac GCTTTTTCATGCTGCAAA GGCTATTGAACAGGCTGGTATGATGATGAAG GAACAAAAGAAAATGCCAGAGGCCATCCAGTACATAGAGAAAGCCTGCATGATGTACATGGAGAACGGGACACCGGACACTGCTGCCATGGCTCTGGACCGGGCtggaaa ACTGATAGAGCCTATAAACCTGGAGAAAGCTGTGGACTTGTATCAGAAGGCAGCAGGTGTATTTGAG AATGAGGATCGCCTACGTCAGGCAGTAGAACTGCTGGGAAAAGCCTCCAGACTTCTGGTCAGGTTAAAAAG GCTGGACGAAGCAGCAGTCGCCCTGCAGAAAGAGAAGAACATGTACAAAGAGATCGAGAACTTCCCGATGTGTTTCAAG aAAACAACTGCTCAAGTACTGGTTCATCTTCACAGAGGCGACTATGTAGCAGCTGATAAATGTGTCAGAGAAAGTTACAG TCTGCCTGGCTATAGTGGAAGCGAAGATTGTGTTGCCATGGAGACGTTACTTCAGGGCTATGATGAGCAGGATGAGGACCAGGTCTATCGTGTGTGTAACTCACCTCTGCTGAAGTACATGGACAATGAC TATGCCAAACTGGCCATTTCCTTGAGGGTacctggaggaggaggaaagaagaagaaggctgctgctgctccacaGGGTGGTGCTAGTGGGGCACCAGCtccagaggaagaggaggatgacTATGAAGGCGGGCTGTGTTAG